The Chloroflexota bacterium genomic sequence AACCCAGCTTCAGTTTATTGATACGCAAACCGTACTGATTACTTCGGTTGCTGCTGAAGGCAATAATGTGTATGTGGGCGGCCTGTTCAATCAGTTGCCTGGCTGTGTTTGCTATAACCTTGGCTATTGGAATGGTAGTGCATGGCAACCAGTCGATGGCGGTACCAATGGTCTGATTGAAAGTTTGTCTCTCTCTGGCAGGCGCTTATATATGCATGGATGGTTTAGCCAAACTGGCGATGTAGCGGCGGTTGGGTTTGGGGGATGGGTTAGAAATTATCCCTATAAGAATCATCTGCCATTTGTGAATAAGTAAGCCTACTTGACGAGCCTAGCTCTGCATCAAGCGTCTAGGCTCGTTTGTGCTTGATTTACTCGCTGCGAATTTTGGCAATCAGGTTGCTGGTCGATAATCCTGCTTGATACTGAATCAGTTCAACCTTGCCGCCATAGGCTAAAACAATACGTGCCTCAGGTAAATCTTTGCCATCACTAGCTTGCTCAGGATGGGCGTAATCGCCGCCTTTAACATAAACATCCGGTTGTAAGGCACTGACTAATGGCTCAGCGGTCAGCGATTCGAATAGCGTGACATAATCGACCGAGCGTAATGCTGCTAGCACAATTCCGCGCTGAAGTTCAGGCACAATTGGGCGGGTTGGGCCTTTGTAGCCACGGACTGAAGCATCGCTATTCAAGCCAACAATCAACCGATCACCCAAGGATCGGGCTGCTTGCAAGTAGTTTACATGACCAGCATGGACTAAATCGAACGCGCCATTGGTAAAAACCATAGTCAAGCCCTGTGCGCGCCACTGCTGGCGGAGCGCCACTAAATCGGCTAAATCAGTAAATGGTGAATTCATCAAAGCCTCATACAATCTGGCCAAATTGAATTAATGCGCTTTGCAGTTCGTTGGGGCTAACCGTGGCCACGCCAATTCGTCGTACTACCAAGGCTGCCGCAGTATTAGCAAGTTGGGCGGCAATTAGTGGGCTATGACCAGCACACAAACTGAGGGTTGCGGTAGCAATAAAGGTATCGCCTGCCCCGGTTGCATCAAAAACTTCGCCAATTGGCACTGCTGGAATATGATGAATGCCTGCTGGATCGAGTAGCGAAAAGCCCGCCCCGCCTCTGGTAATCACCACCGCCGCCAATTTGAGTTGATCACGCAAGCGTTCTAAGCCCTGTTCAACTTGTTGATCATTGGTTAAACGCTGGCCAAGCCAGGCCTCAGCTTCGCCCAAATTACACTTAAGGAAATCAGCTCCGGCGTAGGGTTCAAAGCGACCTTGGCTATCAACTGTGAGCAAGGTTTGATATTGTTGACATAATTGTTGGATGTGTTGAATAAGCCGCTCACTAAGCCAGCCCACCCGATAATCTGAGCATAATACAGCATCGACTTGGGGAATTAATTGGCCTAATAATTCGATCGCCTGATCTTCAAAAGCTGGATCAACAGGCCGCCGATCAATTTTATCAAGCCGTGCGACTTGTTGGGCTACGGTCAATTGCACCGAGGCCAAAATACGGGTTTTGGTGGTAGTTGGGCGTTGCTCATCGCGCAGCAATCCAGCGGTGCTTACCTTGCGTTTATGCAAGGCATTGGCTAATTCTTGGCCAGCCTGATCAGCGCCGATTAATGCCACAATGCCAGCGTTGCTGCCGAGCGCTGTGATGTTGGCAGCGGGATTGGCCGCACCACCAGGGATAATCCGCCGCTGCTCAAATTCTAAAACTGGAATTGCCGCCTCGCGCGATAGCCGTTCGGGCTTGCCATACAAATATTCATCGAGCACAACATCGCCAACCACCAGTACGCGGCGATTGGCGAGTTGGGCCACATGTTCAACCGTGATCATGCACATTCTCAGTATTCAAAATTAGCCAACCATTTTCACCAACCAACGAGTGAAGGCTGGAAAGATCCGATATGCTACCCCAAACACATGATAAATCCGCGGAATAACCCGCTGGGTGGTGGGGTTGGCCGCCACATGCAGCACGATCTCGGTGACATCGTGGGGCTTGAGCATGCCAAAGATTGAAGCAAAACGCGACATCTTATTAAAGTCGGCTGATTCAAAAAAGGGCGTGGCGATCGGCGCGGGGCAAACCAACGAACATTTGATCGGCGTGCCACGCAATTCAATTTGCAAGGCTTCTGAGGCCGCCATCAAGGCATGTTTTGAGGCTGAATAACTGCCCATGTTGTGGGTTGAAACCAAGCCTGCCACCGAAGCCACATTGACAATATGGCCACTATTTTGCTTGCGCATAACAGGCAAGACCGCCCGAATACAATGCATTGCCCCAAAATAATTTACCGTGATCATGCCTTCGATAT encodes the following:
- a CDS encoding adenylyltransferase/cytidyltransferase family protein, with translation MNSPFTDLADLVALRQQWRAQGLTMVFTNGAFDLVHAGHVNYLQAARSLGDRLIVGLNSDASVRGYKGPTRPIVPELQRGIVLAALRSVDYVTLFESLTAEPLVSALQPDVYVKGGDYAHPEQASDGKDLPEARIVLAYGGKVELIQYQAGLSTSNLIAKIRSE
- a CDS encoding PfkB family carbohydrate kinase, which produces MITVEHVAQLANRRVLVVGDVVLDEYLYGKPERLSREAAIPVLEFEQRRIIPGGAANPAANITALGSNAGIVALIGADQAGQELANALHKRKVSTAGLLRDEQRPTTTKTRILASVQLTVAQQVARLDKIDRRPVDPAFEDQAIELLGQLIPQVDAVLCSDYRVGWLSERLIQHIQQLCQQYQTLLTVDSQGRFEPYAGADFLKCNLGEAEAWLGQRLTNDQQVEQGLERLRDQLKLAAVVITRGGAGFSLLDPAGIHHIPAVPIGEVFDATGAGDTFIATATLSLCAGHSPLIAAQLANTAAALVVRRIGVATVSPNELQSALIQFGQIV
- a CDS encoding SDR family oxidoreductase, yielding MSFAGKTAIITGASSGIGKLIAEGLARGGANVVLAARSAEQLNELAAAINQTGAKALAVATDVSDAQAVQALVEQAIATFGRVDLLINNAGYGVFDSIEQIEWKHIEGMITVNYFGAMHCIRAVLPVMRKQNSGHIVNVASVAGLVSTHNMGSYSASKHALMAASEALQIELRGTPIKCSLVCPAPIATPFFESADFNKMSRFASIFGMLKPHDVTEIVLHVAANPTTQRVIPRIYHVFGVAYRIFPAFTRWLVKMVG